A genomic stretch from Mya arenaria isolate MELC-2E11 chromosome 10, ASM2691426v1 includes:
- the LOC128206170 gene encoding serine-rich adhesin for platelets-like codes for MATPELKALRDVPGFQAIFKAVLRAQMKHLMEQVAELTNEESVMLTANVKDGTISHVGSELARGFLEDHEDIKSQFLGFCLKSNDYSRFSTSMADESYEHTESELSAIPLPPEQPAKLPHERQARRAPPPQEQPARQLPQLEEQTVRQPPPPPTYQSSSVDASEPPVMKQFRGFKSLKRYTHGANPESADSFPARNSSLPELSAEDTKFVEREETTEKISTDAGKTYTVQDVTNRENENMDEVHDARERENEVATKEEMDSSVGHEITKQDEHHEKDGTNIEKDADTTVVDMQIDAGDDDDVKADDPENLANIQTPPPPPPGTSGQQAKRRSRRGIVRYHPYPDSTQAKDSISPSIQQEKEVISTNVASGKDSIATERQQGSNPGLPPGIPPDSSPTLTQTKDVLPAQPQQLDSAAIVRPLEKDIITPAKASDNISFVKPLNQYDIVEPTRRETKVSEKDEFDMDFEEDSKTSFDELDPGSSPYIRTVTVASRKTLPSKPKRRSWRGIIRNEEAVKPVDKAKEPSDLDKKTGEDVSEKTDLPKTSSATVAVNIDESKKESTDMDTSTFKESIRRFYSEDRNRHLYTERTSVGANQGDTIEYRKEMSDNEPAVSNVSPKEALERETYVEKPDPVEVSLPVNSRSNTESVKKRDRFAFIRREPIRNQPAAIPSTDTDTDTSKRSRLKSPQTSSSERSSDTIPRYITTQSPVTSSNTIPRYSATQYPATSSDTVPSYSNTQSPATSSNTIPRYSVTQYPATSSDTVPSYSNTQYPATSSDKVSMYSTTSTPVTSSDTIPRFSNIKYPVTSSDTFPRYSTTQSPVNNSNTVQRYSTAQTAVISSDTIHRYSTTQSPVTSSYTEQTERGRYESSQRQTDTDLRSKHDQSAIQSSSSDKIKPPYVESPQFSNKDRHSEIVPRYKTLHAEDTDEVKPTYEESPQLSNRDRHSDTITRDKSSHVEDFDKVKQPQVSNRDRQSDNIPRYKTSQGETRRHTYIESNPASPSSSSVSSESSSSSSDSESSEDENEENKPSPKFKPVQTEESKATDEPEVPAERRKEQEKEKHLDANDPGRKLSPVKNVGGQSIIQAVTADPIAATQSKVAFKLGKKPLLQKPLWENS; via the exons ATGGCTACACCAGAACTAAAAGCCCTCAGGGATGTTCCTGGTTTCCAGGCCATTTTCAAGGCCGTGCTGAGGGCACAGATGAAACACTTA ATGGAACAAGTAGCAGAACTCACCAATGAGGAGTCTGTGATGTTAACTGCAAACGTGAAGGACGGCACCATCAGCCATGTGGGTTCTGAGCTCGCGCGGGGATTCCTGGAGGACCATGAGGACATCAAGTCTCAGTTTCTTGGATTCTGTCTAAAGAGTAACGACTACTCAAGATTTTCCACATCGATGGCTGATGAATCCTATG AGCACACTGAGTCGGAGTTGTCTGCTATCCCCCTACCCCCTGAGCAACCTGCAAAGCTACCCCATGAGCGTCAAGCTAGGCGGGCTCCCCCACCTCAAGAGCAGCCAGCTAGGCAACTTCCCCAACTGGAAGAGCAGACTGTTAGACAGCCTCCACCACCTCCCACATACCAGTCCTCCAGTGTGGATGCTAGTGAACCTCCAGTCATGAAACAGTTTCGaggttttaaaagtttaaaacgGTACACACATGGTGCAAACCCAGAGAGTGCGGACTCTTTCCCAGCTCGTAACAGTTCTCTACCTGAGTTAAGTGCTGAGGATACAAAGTTTGTTGAGAGGGAAGAAACTACGGAGAAGATTTCAACTGATGCTGGTAAAACTTATACGGTGCAAGATGTTACAAATAGAGAAAATGAGAACATGGATGAAGTGCATGATGCCAGAGAAAGAGAAAATGAAGTTGCGACTAAAGAGGAGATGGACTCAAGTGTTGGTCACGAAATTACTAAACAAGATGAGCATCATGAAAAAGATGGCACAAACATTGAGAAAGATGCTGACACCACAGTTGTTGACATGCAGATTGATgcaggtgatgatgatgatgtgaagGCAGATGATCCTGAAAATCTTGCAAACATTCAGACACCACCACCGCCTCCTCCTGGGACTTCAGGTCAGCAAGCAAAGCGAAGATCACGTAGAGGGATAGTCAGATATCATCCTTACCCAGACTCTACACAAGCCAAGGACAGCATTTCACCTTCAATACAACAAGAAAAGGAGGTTATTTCCACTAATGTAGCAAGTGGGAAGGACAGTATTGCCACTGAAAGACAACAAGGAAGTAACCCTGGTCTGCCTCCTGGAATACCTCCAGACAGCTCCCCAACTTTAACACAAACAAAGGATGTTTTGCCTGCTCAACCACAGCAACTAGACAGTGCTGCAATTGTAAGGCCACTCGAAAAGGACATTATTACTCCAGCTAAAGCTTCAGACAATATTTCCTTTGTAAAACCACTAAATCAATATGATATAGTGGAACCTACTCGGCGAGAAACAAAAGTTTCGGAAAAAGATGAATTTGATATGGACTTCGAAGAAGATTCAAAGACATCATTTGATGAACTGGACCCAGGCTCTTCACCTTACATCAGAACAGTAACAGTAGCCAGCAGGAAGACTCTGCCATCTAAGCCCAAGCGTAGAAGTTGGAGAGGCATCATAAGGAATGAAGAGGCTGTGAAACCTGTAGACAAGGCTAAAGAGCCAAGTGATTTAGACAAAAAGACAGGAGAAGATGTTAGTGAGAAAACAGATTTGCCAAAAACGAGTTCAGCCACTGTTGCAGTTAATATAGATGAGAGTAAGAAGGAAAGCACTGATATGGATACAAGTACATTCAAAGAAAGTATTAGAAGGTTTTATTCTGAAGATAGAAATAGGCATTTGTATACTGAAAGAACATCTGTAGGGGCAAATCAAGGTGACACAATTGAATATAGGAAAGAAATGTCTGACAATGAACCAGCTGTATCAAATGTAAGTCCTAAGGAAGCCTTAGAAAGGGAAACCTACGTTGAGAAACCAGACCCTGTAGAAGTAAGCCTTCCTGTTAACTCCCGCAGTAACACAGAGTCAGTGAAGAAGAGAGATCGCTTTGCTTTCATCAGGAGAGAACCAATAAGAAACCAACCTGCTGCCATTCCAAGCACTGATACTGATACTGATACAAGTAAGAGGAGCAGATTGAAAAGCCCCCAAACCTCTAGCTCAGAGAGAAGCTCAGATACCATACCAAGGTACATCACTACACAATCACCAGTTACCAGCTCAAACACCATACCAAGATATAGCGCAACACAATATCCAGCTACCAGCTCAGACACTGTACCAAGTTACAGCAATACACAATCACCAGCTACCAGCTCAAACACTATACCAAGATATAGCGTAACACAATATCCAGCTACCAGCTCAGACACTGTACCAAGTTACAGCAATACACAATATCCGGCTACCAGCTCAGACAAGGTATCAATGTACAGCACTACATCCACTCCGGTTACCAGCTCAGACACAATACCAAGGTTCAGCAATATAAAATATCCGGTTACCAGCTCAGACACCTTTCCAAGGTACAGCACTACACAATCTCCGGTTAATAACTCAAACACCGTACAAAGGTACAGCACAGCACAAACTGCAGTTATCAGCTCAGACACCATACACAGATATAGCACTACACAATCTCCAGTAACAAGCTCATATACTGAACAAACTGAAAGGGGCAGGTATGAAAGTTCCCAAAGGCAGACAGACACAGATTTAAGATCCAAGCATGATCAATCTGCTATTCAAAGCTCTTCTAGTGATAAAATTAAGCCACCTTATGTTGAAAGTCCTCAGTTCTCAAACAAAGACAGGCATTCAGAAATTGTTCCAAGATACAAGACTTTACATGCAGAAGATACTGATGAAGTTAAGCCCACTTATGAGGAAAGTCCTCAGTTGTCAAACAGAGACAGACATTCTGATACCATTACTAGAGACAAGAGCTCACATGTGGAAGATTTTGATAAAGTAAAGCAACCTCAAGTTTCAAACAGAGATAGACAATCTGATAATATTCCTAGATATAAGACATCTCAAGGGGAGACACGGAGACACACCTACATTGAATCCAACCCTGCTAGTCCCTCAAGTAGCAGCGTTAGCAGTGAGAGCAGTAGCTCTAGCTCTGACTCTGAGTCCAGTGAGGACGAAAATGAGGAGAATAAGCCAAGTCCAAAATTTAAGCCTGTACAAACTGAAGAGAGCAAAGCAACTGATGAGCCAGAAGTTCCAGCTGAGAGAAGAAAggaacaagagaaagaaaagcATCTAGATGCCAATGATCCTGGTAGAAAGTTAAGTCCTGTGAAGAACGTAGGGGGACAGAGCATCATACAGGCTGTGACAGCTGATCCTATTGCTGCTACTCAATCCAAGGTTGCGTTTAAACTGGGAAAAA AGCCCCTGCTACAGAAGCCATTGTGGGAGAATTCCTGA
- the LOC128206432 gene encoding sialate O-acetylesterase-like produces the protein MELTKMLPVVVIVVVGLLDLTAGVPFRVANYYRSHMVLQSAPQRAHVWGYGQPDGIVVFSIDGHFKGSVVVEQDSRWSVLLPAMTSGGPHVLRFHSGNTTAYLSDVMFGDVWICSGQSNMYFKVQQLVNYTDVIARAQNMTGLRIFRVNTFQSNTTLQEPHIATQWHLPRNDTATQQFSAVCLLYALEVAPYINRPIGLVETSWGGTTIEVWSSPDAIAKCHQHQLPHYPQNIRVPIEHNSLWNSMIYPLLPMTIYGALWYQGESNAGYYVDYTCQFPAMINDWREKFHLNSQLQTEKNFPFGFVQLAPNANKTLHTGMPDLRWSQTAGYGYVPNPALPGVFMAVAMDLPDYDSPYGTIHPRDKYDVAKRLGLAGLSVAYGVSGTDYQGPFPTMFTLAGSNMTIEYDEGNDPIRVKSNLGFEVCCGHLQNYTCGYNAFQSAPITGHDATSVTIDTSACHGYNHVVTAVRYAWEMSPCDFKMCAVYDRDSDLPAPCFTKHAPF, from the exons ATGGAGTTGACCAAAATGTTACCAGTAGTGGTCATCGTTGTCGTTGGACTTTTGGACCTTACAG CGGGCGTGCCGTTCCGTGTGGCGAACTACTATCGCAGCCACATGGTACTGCAGAGTGCCCCGCAGCGCGCCCATGTGTGGGGTTACGGGCAGCCGGATGGCATCGTTGTCTTTTCCATCGACGGTCACTTCAAGGGCAGTGTCGTTGTAGAACAG GACTCACGTTGGTCGGTATTGTTGCCGGCGATGACGTCAGGCGGGCCACACGTACTCCGCTTTCACTCCGGGAACACTACCGCGTACCTCTCTGACGTCATGTTTGGTGACGTATGGATCTGTTCCGGACAAAGCAACATGTACTTTAAAGTGCAACAG CTGGTGAACTACACAGACGTGATAGCCCGGGCCCAGAATATGACGGGCCTGCGGATATTCAGGGTGAACACATTCCAGTCTAACACCACTCTGCAGGAGCCGCACATCGCTACACAATGGCACCTACCCCGTAACG ACACCGCTACACAGCAGTTCTCTGCTGTATGTCTCCTGTATGCACTCGAGGTGGCTCCTTACATAAACCGGCCCATAGGTCTGGTAGAGACGTCATGGGGCGGTACCACTATCGAGGTCTGGTCCTCGCCTGACGCCATAGCCAAGTGTCATCAACATCAGCTACCACA CTATCCACAAAACATCCGTGTCCCTATAGAACACAACTCGCTGTGGAATTCAATGATCTACCCACTTCTTCCCATGACCATATACGGCGCGCTGTGGTACCAAG GGGAGTCTAACGCTGGCTATTACGTGGACTACACCTGCCAGTTCCCGGCCATGATCAACGACTGGCGGGAAAAATTCCACCTGAACTCTCAGCTACAGACAGAAAAGAACTTCCCTTTTGGCTTTGTTCAG CTAGCTCCTAACGCCAACAAGACGTTACACACGGGAATGCCGGACCTACGCTGGTCCCAGACGGCTGGTTACGGTTACGTTCCGAACCCAGCACTGCCTGGCGTTTTTATGGCCGTCGCGATGGACCTTCCGGACTATGACTCTCCCTATGGAAC AATTCATCCACGTGACAAGTATGATGTAGCGAAACGTCTTGGCCTAGCAGGCCTGTCGGTGGCATACGGCGTGTCAGGCACAGACTATCAGGGGCCGTTCCCGACCATGTTTACGCTTGCCGGCAGCAATATGACAATCGAGTACGACGAAGGCAACGACCCTATCAGAGTGAAGTCGAACCTTGGGTTTGAG GTATGCTGTGGGCACCTGCAGAACTACACATGCGGCTACAACGCTTTCCAATCCGCACCAATCACAGGTCACGACGCCACCAGCGTTACCATAGATACGTCTGCCTGTCACGGCTACAACCACGTGGTGACTGCGGTGCGCTACGCCTGGGAAATGAGTCCGTGCGATTTCAAGATGTGTGCAGTATATGACCGGGACTCTGATTTACCGGCGCCATGTTTCACCAAGCACGCCCCGTTTTAA